The Staphylococcus sp. KG4-3 genome has a window encoding:
- a CDS encoding GNAT family N-acetyltransferase: MKYNEFNQPIGEQVDGFQVPIVPNALSIEGRYCRLEKLKPKHSEGLYTHFGTVEDLPNWTYLPDEQPQDIEAFKVYLNKKVESKDPYFFAIVDRQTGQAVGIVALLRIDQSNGSIEVGHIHYANILKRTRIATEVQFLLANYIFETLGYRRYEWKCDVHNESSIKAAKRLGFKYEGIFRNHKVYKGRNRDTCWLSIIDNEWPKLKQEYEKWLDEKNFDEFGNQNYRLSI; the protein is encoded by the coding sequence ATGAAATATAACGAATTCAACCAACCTATTGGAGAGCAAGTAGATGGTTTTCAAGTACCTATTGTGCCGAACGCCTTATCGATAGAAGGTCGATATTGTCGATTAGAAAAGTTGAAACCAAAACATAGTGAAGGCTTATATACCCATTTTGGAACGGTTGAGGATTTACCTAATTGGACTTATTTGCCTGATGAGCAACCTCAAGATATAGAAGCGTTTAAAGTATACTTAAATAAAAAAGTTGAATCTAAAGATCCATATTTTTTTGCGATTGTTGATAGACAAACAGGGCAAGCAGTGGGTATTGTTGCTTTGCTTAGGATTGATCAGTCAAATGGTTCCATTGAAGTTGGGCATATTCATTATGCCAATATTTTAAAAAGAACACGTATTGCGACTGAAGTTCAATTTTTACTAGCTAATTATATCTTCGAAACATTAGGCTATAGAAGATATGAATGGAAATGTGATGTACATAATGAATCTTCTATCAAAGCTGCAAAACGTTTAGGTTTTAAATATGAAGGCATCTTTCGAAATCATAAAGTCTATAAAGGACGCAATCGAGACACTTGTTGGTTGTCTATCATTGATAACGAATGGCCGAAGCTTAAACAAGAATATGAAAAATGGTTAGATGAAAAGAATTTTGATGAATTTGGTAATCAAAATTATCGTTTATCTATCTAA
- a CDS encoding peptide deformylase: protein MTIKQLVTSKHPILKKTISSVTQFDKRLEQLLLDLEDTMYDVEASAICAPQIGIEQKVAIIDMEIDGLLQLINPQLVSESEEKVTDLEGSISMPNVFAEVTRSKMIVVKSNDKHGNEVEMTAHDDIARMILHMIDHFDGILFTERAVRILDEAEMEAYFDNE, encoded by the coding sequence ATGACAATTAAACAGCTTGTAACAAGCAAACACCCTATACTTAAAAAGACGATATCAAGCGTGACTCAATTTGATAAACGATTAGAGCAATTGTTGTTAGATTTAGAAGATACGATGTATGATGTTGAAGCATCTGCAATTTGTGCACCTCAAATAGGTATTGAACAAAAAGTAGCTATTATAGATATGGAAATAGATGGTTTGTTACAACTGATTAATCCTCAATTAGTAAGTGAATCTGAAGAAAAAGTAACAGATTTAGAAGGTTCTATTAGTATGCCCAATGTATTCGCTGAAGTAACTAGAAGTAAAATGATTGTGGTTAAAAGTAACGATAAGCATGGTAATGAAGTAGAAATGACAGCACACGATGATATTGCTAGAATGATTTTACATATGATTGATCATTTTGATGGCATATTATTTACAGAGCGTGCAGTGCGTATTTTAGACGAAGCTGAGATGGAGGCGTATTTTGACAATGAGTAA
- the fmt gene encoding methionyl-tRNA formyltransferase, with product MSKIIFMGTPDFSTKVLEILIAEHNVIAVVTQPDRPVGRKRTLTPPPVKEVAVKHGLPVYQPEKLAQSEDLEKLIALDADLIVTAAFGQILPESLLNAPKLGAINVHASLLPKYRGGAPIHQAIIDGQKETGISIMYMVKKLDAGDIISQRAIAIEDQDDVGSMHDKLSFLGADLLKETLPSIINGTNQRIEQKEDEATFASNISRDQEKIDWSKSAEAIYNHIRGLSPWPVAYTKMDDGNLKVYASRIEQGKTGEPGTIIETTKKAIIVATGSGDAIALTDIQVAGKKRMLTANYLSGVQTALVGKVLS from the coding sequence ATGAGTAAAATTATCTTTATGGGAACACCTGATTTTTCAACAAAAGTATTAGAAATATTAATTGCTGAACATAATGTGATTGCTGTAGTAACACAACCAGACAGACCAGTAGGTAGAAAGAGAACATTAACACCACCGCCAGTTAAAGAAGTGGCAGTAAAACATGGATTACCAGTATATCAACCGGAAAAATTAGCTCAATCTGAAGATTTAGAGAAACTTATTGCTTTAGATGCAGATTTAATTGTCACAGCAGCTTTCGGACAAATTTTACCAGAATCATTATTAAATGCTCCTAAGTTAGGTGCAATCAATGTACATGCGTCATTATTACCAAAATACAGAGGTGGAGCACCGATACATCAAGCTATTATAGATGGTCAAAAAGAAACAGGCATTTCTATTATGTATATGGTTAAAAAATTAGATGCAGGAGATATTATCTCTCAACGTGCAATTGCAATAGAAGACCAAGATGATGTTGGGTCAATGCATGATAAATTAAGTTTCTTAGGTGCAGATTTATTAAAAGAGACACTACCTTCAATTATAAATGGTACGAATCAGCGTATAGAGCAAAAAGAAGACGAGGCAACATTCGCATCAAACATTAGCCGTGATCAAGAAAAAATAGATTGGTCTAAGTCAGCAGAAGCAATATACAACCATATAAGAGGTCTTTCACCATGGCCAGTCGCATATACAAAAATGGATGATGGTAACTTAAAAGTATATGCTAGTCGTATTGAACAAGGAAAGACAGGTGAACCTGGAACAATTATAGAAACAACAAAAAAAGCAATTATTGTTGCTACAGGTTCTGGCGATGCTATCGCATTAACAGATATACAAGTTGCAGGTAAAAAACGTATGTTAACTGCAAACTATTTAAGCGGAGTACAAACTGCGCTTGTTGGGAAGGTACTATCATGA
- the rsmB gene encoding 16S rRNA (cytosine(967)-C(5))-methyltransferase RsmB yields the protein MDTNVRLLAFETIQDIINDKAYSNIIINEVLSNNELNRADKSLFTELVYGTLKRKYTLDYLLKPFVQTKLKGWVRQLLWMSIYQYAYLDKIPEHAIIHEAVEIAKYKGGPHNGNVVNGILRNMMRSELPDFTEITDNKKRIAIEYSLPKWLVDHWVTHFGLEKTEEIAQSFLDKVSTTVRVNLTRITVDEAIRRLTDDDYIVELDKEIDTCLHISGKPIIESRLFKDGLVSIQDKSSMFVGEVMSLTEGDKVLDACSAPGGKACHIAEILNGTGHVDATDIHEHKIDLIDFNIKKLRLSNISAFEHDATEKYDKVYDKILVDAPCSGLGVLRHKPEIKYEQSQHSIQSLVEIQLEILNNVKDSVKPGGTIIYSTCTIEQMENENVIYTFLKANSDFEFDAFEHPITGEKVKTMQVLPQDFNSDGFFITRIKRKET from the coding sequence ATAGATACAAATGTAAGGTTATTAGCCTTTGAAACAATCCAAGATATTATAAATGATAAAGCTTACAGTAATATTATTATTAACGAAGTATTATCAAATAATGAATTAAACAGAGCAGACAAAAGTTTGTTTACAGAACTTGTATATGGCACGTTAAAAAGAAAATATACATTAGATTATTTGTTAAAACCATTTGTACAGACAAAACTTAAAGGCTGGGTAAGACAATTACTTTGGATGAGTATTTACCAATATGCGTACTTAGATAAAATACCTGAACATGCTATCATCCACGAAGCGGTGGAAATCGCTAAATACAAAGGCGGACCACATAATGGAAACGTAGTTAATGGTATTTTAAGAAATATGATGCGCAGTGAGTTACCAGACTTCACGGAAATTACAGATAATAAAAAGAGAATTGCTATTGAATATAGCTTACCTAAATGGTTAGTGGATCATTGGGTTACACATTTTGGCTTAGAAAAGACAGAAGAGATTGCGCAATCTTTCTTAGATAAAGTGTCAACAACTGTGCGTGTAAATCTAACAAGAATTACTGTTGATGAAGCAATTAGAAGATTAACAGATGATGATTATATAGTAGAACTAGATAAAGAAATTGATACTTGCCTACATATTAGTGGAAAGCCAATTATTGAATCAAGATTATTTAAAGATGGACTCGTGTCAATTCAGGATAAAAGTTCGATGTTTGTTGGTGAGGTTATGTCATTAACAGAGGGCGATAAAGTACTTGACGCATGTAGTGCGCCAGGTGGTAAAGCCTGTCATATCGCTGAAATATTAAATGGTACAGGTCATGTTGATGCGACAGATATCCACGAACATAAAATTGATTTAATTGATTTCAATATCAAAAAATTACGATTATCTAACATTTCTGCTTTTGAACACGATGCAACTGAAAAATATGATAAAGTGTATGATAAGATTTTAGTCGATGCACCATGTAGCGGATTAGGTGTGTTAAGACATAAACCTGAAATTAAATACGAGCAATCACAACATTCAATTCAATCATTAGTTGAAATCCAATTAGAAATTTTGAATAATGTGAAAGATAGTGTGAAACCAGGTGGCACGATTATTTATTCAACATGTACGATTGAACAAATGGAGAATGAAAACGTAATATATACGTTCTTAAAAGCAAATAGTGATTTTGAATTCGATGCTTTTGAACACCCAATAACTGGAGAAAAAGTGAAGACAATGCAAGTTTTACCTCAAGATTTCAACTCTGATGGCTTTTTCATTACTAGGATAAAAAGAAAGGAAACGTAA
- the rlmN gene encoding 23S rRNA (adenine(2503)-C(2))-methyltransferase RlmN — protein sequence MNDNYRKEKKNKFLPDFEKQSIYSLRYDEMQEWLVSNGQQKFRAKQIFEWLYEKRINSIDEMSNLSKELREVLKNSFTMTTMTTVVKQESKDGTIKFLFELQDGYTIETVLMRHEYGNSVCVTTQVGCRIGCTFCASTLGGLKRNLEAGEIVSQVLTVQKALDETEERVSQIVIMGIGEPFENYDEMMDFLKIVNDDNGLNIGARHITVSTSGIIPRIYDFADEDIQINFAVSLHGANDEVRSRLMPINRAYNVEKLMEAINYYQEKTNRRITFEYGLFGGVNDQVEHARELAHLIQKLNCHVNLIPVNHVPERNYVKTPKEDIFKFEKELKRLGINATIRREQGADIDAACGQLRAKERKVETR from the coding sequence ATAAATGATAACTACAGAAAAGAAAAAAAGAATAAGTTTCTTCCCGATTTTGAAAAGCAATCAATTTATTCACTGAGATACGATGAGATGCAAGAATGGTTAGTTAGTAATGGCCAACAAAAATTCAGAGCAAAACAGATTTTTGAATGGTTATATGAAAAACGTATAAATAGTATTGATGAAATGTCAAATTTATCAAAAGAGTTACGTGAAGTTTTAAAGAATAGTTTTACTATGACTACAATGACTACAGTAGTCAAACAAGAAAGTAAAGATGGTACAATCAAGTTTCTTTTCGAACTACAAGATGGTTACACGATTGAAACGGTATTGATGAGGCATGAATATGGTAATTCAGTATGTGTAACTACACAAGTTGGTTGTCGTATTGGTTGTACGTTCTGTGCTTCTACATTAGGTGGCTTAAAGCGCAACTTAGAAGCGGGGGAAATCGTTTCACAAGTATTGACAGTACAAAAGGCATTAGACGAAACAGAAGAACGTGTATCTCAAATTGTAATTATGGGTATCGGCGAACCATTTGAAAATTATGATGAAATGATGGATTTCTTGAAAATTGTTAATGACGATAATGGTTTAAATATTGGTGCACGTCATATTACAGTTTCTACATCAGGTATTATTCCACGAATTTATGATTTTGCTGATGAAGATATTCAAATTAACTTTGCAGTTAGCTTGCATGGTGCAAACGATGAAGTTCGTTCACGATTGATGCCAATTAATAGAGCTTATAACGTTGAAAAATTAATGGAAGCAATTAATTATTATCAAGAGAAAACAAATAGACGTATTACCTTTGAGTATGGTTTATTTGGTGGCGTGAATGACCAAGTAGAACATGCTAGAGAACTTGCGCATTTAATACAGAAATTAAATTGCCATGTTAATCTAATTCCAGTAAACCACGTACCGGAAAGAAATTATGTTAAGACTCCAAAAGAAGATATCTTTAAGTTCGAAAAAGAGTTAAAACGATTAGGTATCAACGCAACAATTAGACGTGAACAAGGTGCAGATATCGATGCTGCATGTGGACAACTAAGAGCTAAGGAACGAAAAGTAGAAACGAGGTAG
- a CDS encoding Stp1/IreP family PP2C-type Ser/Thr phosphatase produces MLNAQFFTDTGQYRDKNEDAGGVFYNRTEQQLLVLCDGMGGHLAGEVASQFVTKELQQRFEEENLIEANQAETWLKTTLKAINRELYDKSVENPEYQGMGTTCVCALVFDNYVVVANIGDSRAYLVNSREIEQITNDHSFVNHLVMIGQITAEEAYTHPQRNIITKVMGTDRLVTPDIFVKKTKFYDYLMLNSDGLTDFVRNHKIQEALLQDNELETQGQYLIELALTEGTNDNVSLVLAEVEGDKV; encoded by the coding sequence ATGCTAAATGCACAATTTTTTACTGACACAGGACAATATCGTGATAAAAACGAAGATGCTGGTGGCGTTTTTTACAATCGTACAGAACAACAATTATTAGTACTTTGTGATGGCATGGGTGGTCATTTAGCGGGTGAAGTAGCTAGCCAGTTTGTAACAAAAGAGTTACAGCAAAGATTTGAAGAAGAAAATTTAATAGAGGCAAATCAAGCTGAAACTTGGTTGAAGACAACCTTAAAAGCTATTAACCGTGAACTTTATGACAAATCAGTAGAAAACCCAGAATATCAAGGTATGGGTACAACTTGTGTTTGTGCTTTAGTATTTGATAACTATGTGGTCGTTGCAAATATTGGAGATTCACGGGCCTATTTAGTAAATAGTAGGGAGATTGAGCAAATTACAAATGATCATTCTTTTGTAAATCACCTTGTTATGATTGGACAAATCACTGCTGAAGAAGCTTATACGCATCCCCAACGTAATATCATTACAAAAGTAATGGGTACAGATAGATTGGTGACACCGGATATTTTTGTAAAAAAGACAAAGTTTTATGACTATCTCATGTTGAACTCTGATGGTTTAACAGATTTCGTGCGTAATCATAAAATTCAAGAAGCATTGCTACAAGACAACGAATTAGAAACACAAGGTCAATATTTGATTGAACTTGCATTAACAGAAGGTACGAATGATAATGTAAGTTTAGTGTTGGCTGAGGTTGAAGGTGATAAGGTATGA
- the pknB gene encoding Stk1 family PASTA domain-containing Ser/Thr kinase → MIGKIINERYKITKKLGGGGMSRVYLAEDSILKRSVAIKAIRIPAGEKEEAIKRFEREVHNLTQLSHDNIVNVFDVTEDDENFYLVMEYIEGLTLSEYIQKNQPLDVDTILNFINQIINGIKHAHDTKIVHRDIKPQNILVDKNQTLKILDFGIAKALSETTMTETNHVLGTVQYLSPEQARGDITDNGTDIYSMGVVLYEMLIGKPPFSGETAVSIAIKHIQDPMPNVTDERSDIRQALSNVVLKATEKDKMERYQSVREMQNDLETVMSDERASEERYQSSITNTKTVPINKSEIANQTREEDKGKSISETMQIPIVNQQQFQSSEEHIYAVPRKKRSKKKKFLYTLIIVLLLFGLFGFMAMGMFGNKYLEAPDLTGKTEKEADHILKENKLQMGKTTREYSDKYPENKIIKTNPEKGERLEQNSKVDIVMSKGPQLAEMPSLYGMSKSEAINKLEDLGIKDTKVKQSYSKQNVAKGLIESQNISPGDKVKVNNSNIELIESLGIKQVYVDDYENKSFKTAKEELESKGFKVEVSEEKNDDKVKKDDVISQSPKGEEVDEGSTISFVVSKGKEESKDESKDDAKDKDDKDKDDSKDDEAATKEYTETYQVQYTGDDDESQEVKVYIRDKDDQGSSAAQTYNIKENKTIKIPMTIEKGKTAGFTVRVDDKVVADKDIPYDF, encoded by the coding sequence ATGATAGGCAAAATAATTAATGAACGTTACAAAATTACTAAAAAGCTTGGTGGCGGTGGAATGAGTAGAGTCTATCTTGCTGAAGACTCGATTCTGAAACGAAGTGTCGCAATTAAAGCTATTAGAATTCCAGCAGGCGAAAAAGAAGAAGCAATCAAAAGATTTGAGCGAGAAGTACATAATTTAACGCAATTATCCCATGATAATATAGTTAACGTTTTTGATGTTACAGAAGATGATGAAAATTTCTATTTAGTTATGGAATATATTGAAGGTTTAACATTATCTGAATACATTCAAAAGAATCAGCCGCTAGATGTGGATACAATATTAAATTTTATAAATCAAATCATCAATGGTATTAAACACGCTCACGATACAAAAATTGTGCATAGAGATATTAAACCACAAAATATTTTGGTGGATAAAAATCAAACATTAAAAATATTGGATTTTGGTATAGCTAAAGCATTAAGTGAAACAACAATGACAGAAACAAATCATGTATTGGGTACTGTCCAATATCTGTCTCCAGAACAAGCACGTGGAGATATTACAGATAATGGCACAGATATCTATTCAATGGGTGTTGTATTATATGAAATGCTTATTGGTAAACCGCCATTTTCTGGAGAAACAGCTGTCAGTATTGCAATAAAGCATATTCAAGATCCTATGCCAAATGTAACTGATGAACGTTCAGATATACGTCAAGCTTTGAGCAATGTTGTACTAAAAGCAACTGAAAAAGACAAGATGGAGCGTTACCAATCAGTAAGAGAAATGCAAAATGATTTAGAAACTGTTATGTCAGATGAACGTGCATCAGAAGAGCGATATCAATCTTCTATCACTAATACTAAAACAGTACCGATAAATAAATCAGAAATTGCAAACCAGACACGTGAGGAAGACAAAGGTAAAAGTATTAGTGAGACAATGCAAATTCCTATTGTCAATCAACAACAATTTCAATCCAGTGAAGAACATATCTATGCAGTTCCTAGAAAGAAACGTTCTAAGAAAAAGAAATTTTTATATACTTTAATTATTGTTTTATTATTATTTGGTCTATTTGGCTTTATGGCTATGGGGATGTTTGGTAATAAATATTTAGAAGCACCAGACTTAACTGGAAAAACTGAAAAAGAAGCTGACCATATTTTAAAAGAAAATAAATTACAAATGGGTAAAACTACTCGAGAGTATAGTGATAAATATCCTGAAAATAAAATAATAAAAACGAACCCTGAAAAAGGCGAACGACTAGAACAAAACAGTAAAGTTGATATTGTGATGTCTAAAGGGCCACAATTAGCTGAAATGCCAAGTTTATATGGTATGTCAAAATCTGAAGCAATCAACAAACTAGAAGATTTAGGTATAAAAGATACCAAAGTTAAACAGTCTTATAGCAAACAAAATGTAGCTAAAGGTTTAATTGAATCACAAAACATTTCACCTGGTGATAAAGTAAAAGTGAATAATAGTAATATTGAATTAATTGAGTCACTAGGCATCAAACAAGTTTATGTTGATGATTATGAAAATAAATCTTTTAAAACTGCTAAAGAAGAGCTAGAATCTAAAGGATTTAAGGTAGAAGTTTCAGAAGAAAAAAATGATGATAAAGTTAAAAAAGATGATGTTATTAGCCAGTCACCAAAAGGTGAGGAAGTAGATGAAGGTTCTACGATATCATTTGTCGTGTCTAAAGGTAAGGAAGAGTCTAAAGACGAATCTAAGGATGACGCTAAGGACAAAGATGACAAAGATAAAGACGATTCTAAAGATGATGAAGCTGCAACGAAAGAGTATACTGAAACATACCAAGTGCAATATACTGGTGATGATGATGAAAGTCAAGAAGTGAAAGTATATATTAGAGATAAAGATGACCAAGGGTCATCAGCAGCACAGACATATAATATTAAGGAAAACAAGACTATTAAAATACCAATGACAATTGAAAAAGGTAAGACGGCTGGTTTTACTGTTCGTGTTGATGATAAGGTTGTTGCTGATAAAGACATACCTTATGACTTTTAG
- the rsgA gene encoding ribosome small subunit-dependent GTPase A gives MKTGRIIKSISGVYRVDVDGEMYDTKPRGLFRKNKFSPIVGDVVDFEVENVTEGYIQHVHERKNEIKRPPVSNVDHLILVMSAVEPDFSTQLLDRFLVIAHSYHMRPRILITKKDLTSIEMQQKVTKILNIYEDMGYKTQFISINDEIENIFAQWGDGLAVLSGQSGVGKSTLLNKYFPDLDIETQHISKALNRGRHTTRHVELFERTHGYIADTPGFSALDFDHIQKDELKNYFMEIHEYGESCKFRDCNHINEPKCNVKFKVEQGDITQFRYDHYVQLFNEIANRKERY, from the coding sequence GTGAAGACAGGACGCATCATAAAATCAATTAGTGGCGTATATCGTGTAGATGTAGATGGCGAAATGTATGACACCAAGCCGCGAGGGCTATTTAGAAAAAATAAATTTTCTCCCATCGTCGGCGATGTAGTGGATTTTGAAGTTGAAAATGTAACAGAGGGTTATATTCAACATGTGCATGAAAGAAAAAATGAAATTAAAAGACCACCTGTAAGTAATGTTGATCATCTTATTTTAGTAATGAGTGCAGTAGAACCAGATTTTTCTACACAATTACTAGATCGTTTTTTAGTTATCGCACACTCATATCACATGCGTCCACGCATACTTATAACTAAAAAAGATTTAACTTCAATTGAAATGCAACAAAAGGTAACAAAGATATTAAACATATACGAAGACATGGGTTATAAGACTCAATTCATTAGTATCAACGATGAAATCGAAAATATTTTTGCACAATGGGGGGATGGATTAGCTGTATTAAGCGGTCAATCTGGTGTTGGAAAATCTACGTTGTTGAACAAATATTTTCCTGATTTAGATATTGAGACACAGCATATTTCAAAAGCACTTAATCGCGGCCGTCATACTACTAGACATGTAGAACTTTTTGAAAGAACACATGGATATATTGCAGATACACCAGGGTTTAGTGCATTAGATTTTGACCATATTCAAAAAGACGAACTGAAAAATTATTTTATGGAAATTCATGAGTATGGTGAGTCATGTAAATTCAGAGATTGTAATCATATTAATGAACCTAAGTGTAATGTCAAATTTAAAGTAGAACAAGGCGATATTACTCAATTTAGATATGATCATTATGTTCAACTATTTAATGAGATTGCAAATAGAAAGGAAAGATATTAA
- the rpe gene encoding ribulose-phosphate 3-epimerase: MAKLYPSLLSADFLNLQQELKALEEAGVDGVHFDVMDGQFVPNISIGIPILDAVRAGTDLPIDVHLMIEEPEKYVELFAAHGADMISVHVEATPHIHRVIEQIKNANVKAGVVINPGTPVDAILPIIKVIDYVLVMTVNPGFGGQSFIVDTVDKLDQLSEVKQRLNLDFNIEVDGGINDKTVRTVIEHGANMLVAGSYFFKQNDYKSVTKTLKG, from the coding sequence TTGGCAAAACTTTATCCATCTTTATTATCAGCAGATTTTTTAAATTTACAACAGGAATTAAAGGCTTTAGAGGAAGCTGGAGTAGATGGTGTACATTTTGATGTTATGGATGGTCAATTTGTGCCCAATATTTCAATTGGTATTCCAATTTTAGATGCAGTTAGAGCGGGAACAGATTTACCTATTGATGTACATTTAATGATTGAAGAACCAGAAAAGTATGTAGAACTTTTTGCGGCACATGGAGCAGACATGATTTCAGTTCATGTAGAGGCTACACCACATATTCATCGCGTGATAGAACAAATTAAGAACGCAAATGTAAAGGCTGGTGTGGTGATAAACCCAGGAACACCAGTAGATGCAATTCTACCTATTATAAAAGTGATAGATTATGTATTAGTGATGACTGTGAATCCTGGTTTTGGGGGACAATCATTTATTGTAGATACAGTTGATAAACTAGATCAGCTATCTGAAGTTAAACAAAGGTTGAATTTAGATTTTAATATAGAAGTTGATGGTGGTATTAATGATAAGACAGTCCGAACCGTGATTGAGCATGGCGCAAATATGTTAGTTGCTGGGTCATACTTCTTCAAACAAAATGATTATAAGTCAGTTACTAAAACATTGAAAGGTTGA
- a CDS encoding thiamine diphosphokinase — protein MKANLLCGNRNLPKDILVDSADADWIGIDRGTLILLESGITPQFAVGDFDSITQEEKSFIEQQIEINPYNSEKDDTDLALGIDQAVQSGYKEIHVFGATGGRLDHFLGALQILEKPEYVENGIVIKLIDQSNEVQLLKRGLFHIEVNDFYPYISFIPVSYPTIITLKYFKYNLYKETLKQGSTLTISNEIESSHGEVELIKGNVLMIRSRD, from the coding sequence ATGAAAGCCAATTTATTATGTGGTAATCGAAATTTACCTAAAGATATACTGGTTGATAGTGCTGATGCCGATTGGATTGGCATAGATAGAGGTACATTAATTTTGTTGGAATCCGGTATCACACCGCAATTTGCAGTTGGTGATTTTGATTCAATTACACAAGAAGAAAAATCATTTATAGAGCAACAAATTGAAATAAATCCCTATAATTCAGAAAAAGATGATACAGATTTAGCATTGGGGATAGATCAAGCGGTACAGAGTGGGTATAAGGAAATACACGTGTTTGGTGCTACAGGTGGTAGATTAGATCATTTTTTGGGAGCTTTACAAATCTTGGAGAAACCCGAATATGTAGAAAATGGTATAGTTATAAAATTGATTGATCAATCAAATGAAGTTCAACTTTTAAAACGGGGATTATTTCATATTGAAGTGAATGACTTTTACCCATATATTTCATTTATTCCTGTTTCGTATCCAACAATCATCACATTAAAGTATTTTAAATATAACCTTTATAAAGAGACGCTTAAACAGGGATCAACGTTAACTATTTCTAATGAGATTGAATCCTCACACGGAGAAGTTGAGTTGATTAAAGGGAACGTATTAATGATACGGAGTAGAGATTAA
- the rpmB gene encoding 50S ribosomal protein L28 yields the protein MGKQCFVTGRKASTGNNRSHALNSSKRRWNANLQKVRILVDGKPKKVWVSARALKSGKVTRV from the coding sequence ATGGGCAAACAATGTTTCGTAACAGGTCGTAAAGCTTCAACTGGAAACAATCGTTCACACGCTTTAAATTCTTCTAAAAGAAGATGGAATGCTAACCTTCAAAAAGTTAGAATTCTTGTAGACGGAAAACCTAAAAAAGTTTGGGTTTCTGCACGTGCTTTAAAATCTGGTAAAGTAACTAGAGTTTAA
- a CDS encoding Asp23/Gls24 family envelope stress response protein, translating to MTLEITNDYGSIDISNEVIASVVGSKAVECYGIVGMASRQQVRDGIAEILGHENYSKGIVVREDNGVIDVDMYTIVSFGTKISEVASNVQSTVKYTLEQTLKVKVNSINIFVQGVRVNNGTKN from the coding sequence ATGACGTTAGAAATCACAAATGATTATGGTAGCATAGATATTTCAAACGAAGTAATAGCATCAGTGGTGGGCAGTAAAGCAGTAGAATGTTATGGAATTGTAGGCATGGCTTCTAGACAACAAGTAAGAGACGGTATTGCCGAAATATTAGGGCATGAAAATTATTCTAAAGGCATTGTTGTAAGAGAAGACAATGGAGTGATTGATGTTGATATGTATACAATTGTTAGCTTCGGGACAAAAATATCAGAAGTTGCAAGTAATGTGCAATCAACTGTGAAATATACATTAGAACAAACATTAAAAGTAAAAGTAAACTCAATAAATATATTTGTACAAGGTGTGCGCGTCAATAATGGCACGAAGAACTAG